The window TTCACAATATTCAAATCTTCTGAGATATTGAAAATGGGGTTTTCATTAGTTGTCATCCAAAtcatcaaaattaaaagaaataaacacctgaaacatataataataataatttgtatttatttagcgcctttccagagtttaaggacactttacaaggaatgcaacaaaaagataaacaaacacatGAAGTCAAATGTAACAAActggaacaaaaaacaaaaccttttttcatTTCGCCAATCACAGCTGGCTAAAAGAATGGAAAACAAGAGCAGACACCGAAGAGAGGAGAAGACGACAAGATGAAAGAAGAATGAAAAAAGAAGCTGCTGGTGACTTACCTGCGTATATTTTCACTAAAATATAATATGGCAAGTTTTAAGCCTCTATTTTCTTGTTACTGACAAATGTTTCTAAACATTTCTATACCTGTAGAGTCCTGGGACTGTGGTGATTTTGTGGGTGATGCTGTATCCATAGACCAAGTGAAGGAGCTTTGTAACACTGTGCTCATTACTGGTCCTTCAGGAGTTGGCAAAACAGCTGCCGTGTATGCCTGTGCACAAGAGCTGGGATTCAAGGTAAATATTGTAGTGTTTTCTCTTTTGCAGCTCACTGACTGTCTATTACAACTAGCTTTAATGACGTGTTTCTCACAGGTATTTGAAGTGAACAGTTCAGCCCTGCGCTGTGGTCGACTCCTCCTTTCTCAGCTGACAGAAGCGACTCAGTCTCATCAGATGGACCTTGAGAGTATTAAACCCTCAGCTGTCGAATCTGAATCTGGGGTCATTAACCAAAGCCAAATCAAACCTGCTCCAGTTTGTGAGTGATTTTCCTTGATAAAAAGGCTATAGCTAATTAGATAGATTGAATCTGAAAGGATTGATTTTATCTTCAGCTTCCACAGGCAAGGAAGCACATAGAAAAGTTACTACTTCACCATCTAAGGAGACTTCAGTTTGTCGAAGTGATTCCCATAACATCAGAAATCCACAACCAGTAAAGCTCACTCGCTTCTTCAAGTTGAGTAGCAAAAAATCTCTAGTTAAAACATCTGATGGTCCAGAACGCTGTAAGCATGGTAAGTGCTTGTGGCTTGTTTAAAAAGTATGTGGATAAAGATGCCATTTAAGAAATAGTTCACTTACATATATTTAAGATAGATTAAATAACTTTGCACTTGTGTAATGATGCATTCAGTAAAACCATGGATGGATGCTTTTTATAAACATATTGCGGCAGTTaagttatttcattatttattattaataattccaAATCTAATTACAGCTACTGTTGAACCAGATAGACTTCAGAAATCGGGATCTGGGTGTAAAAGTGAAAGAGGCAAAGAGTCAGCCTCTAAAAATCAGAGCCGTGCAATCCCTGTGTCACTAATACTGTTTGAGGAGGTAAAAAGTCGTTGTTGTTAAACTGATCAGATAACATGCTTCAtgatttgaataaatgaattattatatgATTTACCCCGTTCTACTTTTTGATGATAAATGTGCTCCCCAGGTTGATGTTATTTTCCCGGAAGATGTTGGATTTCTTACAGCTATTAAGACTTTTATGAGCACAAGCAAAAGACCCATAATTCTGACAACCAACGGTAAGCAACTTGTAATGGCACTATATGCAACGAAACATATTGGTTTGCTAAAATCTTGCTTACTCGTAGACCCATTATTTGGAGCAAGACTTAAGGGGCATTTTGACGAAATCCATTTCCGCACTCCTTCACTGGTGAGAACATGCATTTGAACAGTAATCTAAGCATATCACATTCTGATGAAGTAATTCTATATTTTTTTAACTCAGCAAACCATCAGGAGCtatctgcagtgtttgtgtgcggTGGAGAACATGAAAACTGATCCAGAATACATGGCCTTTCTGCTGTGTCAGAATAAGGGGGACATCAGGCAGAGTATTCTCCAGCTTCAGCTCTGGGTCTGTAGTGGTGGAGGGAGCACAGAACTGCAAATTCTCCAGAACACACTCAAAGTGAGTTGAATTGACATCTGTTGAcgttttaataatatttgactagatatttttcaaggcacttctatacagcttaaaatgacatttaaaggcttaactagggtaattaggttaactaggcaggtttgggtaattaggcaagttattgtataacgacggtttgttctgttgagtatgcagaaaaaaacaatttgcttaaaggggctaatacgtttgacattaaaatgattcataagaaattaaaaactgcttttattctagctgaaatataacaaatagactttttccataagaaaacaatatcagacatactgtgaaaatttccttgttctgttaaacataatttgggaaatattaaaaaaaatcaaaagggggttaataattctgacttcaacagatttggcttcagctttgactaatctaatgtatatgcacaaatataatattgtatagcctcctattaaaatatgaatttaaaatatagatttgtgaGGCGTGTACTTATATTTCTGgagtactgtatgtatatatatatatatatatatatatacatgtatattttagggctgggcgatttttcagatttttttcgattaattcgtatttacgttttaagacgatttaattttgaatcaaatcggGAAATCgcgatttaaaaatatatatatatatatttaatacattataatggcaccaatgcgcttgggttcactctctgtatgaagcaggaagcacaccagaagcgcttcTCGGCGACGCGCCGCGCAGCACCACGCAGCGGCATGgattttagaattttaaacaggtttctatacacacaccagCGCCGACCAGCCAAGATTCATgaagcagttcatatttcagccggcccacagagcgccatctgattagtttcatgttaaatatcatgcgaatgtgtgcgtttggtgtgtgatagtttaaactgtcatgtgcgcgccgtgtcgcggcgcttctggtgtgtgacctgcttgactgcctgttaaagcgtgaagtcatgtaggattttacttgttgcacccctgtgtggattgtcaagacattccctcatcaagtcgataaactcgatctcaacatgtatgaaggacgtaaaatcctgccatgtgaaaaactgcaccgatcttttggtttgaacacgagcagaggtgagggcctgtagcagtgaaaatgaaagtaccagCCCCCATGACATTTTTTAGCGGACCTAATTGAAAaccagatcaggcagcataatacagagagtggagctaAGCGCgtcaaatgatcggtatttaaaagggggaaaaattacaattaatattaaatataataatattaaatatattattttatattagacacacatctggtgcttttatttgctcctgctatacatccacaacttcacacattgggttaaattaggctttacagtttccatgttcagtcctttacttccactgtctCTTTTTAAGAAAAATGCAGCATCCTTACAACCTGTCAtttaatcagaagacaaagtcaaagccgagctgacagccaatctttcctaggctcagcaaaacttgcaaaaaaatacctctgtattcctgcaagtgcaatatttacacaaatatttcttattcaaatcttcagcaacactatttaactcgtgaatttgttttacatttatttacaccttgaccgatttttgtatgacatggctattaaaaatacaatgttccttaaccagatggtttttcaagttacttgaatgttacttcagtcatgttgttgtaatgttttgagaagactagtagtaaaaaaaaaaatcgaaatcgtgaatcggtcaaactttataaaaaacctacattttttttgtttgctaaatcgcccagccctaatatatatatatatatatatatatatatatatatatatatatatatatatatatatatatatatatatatatatatatatatatatatatatatatatctgtgttaACTGTGGTTGGCcattatttcaattttaaatggaTAGACCACCCAAAAATGATTTCCATTATTTACAAACTCAAGTAAATGACATTTTCACAATTACTGTATGCATCTTGTTTGTACATCATGACATTAACTTGATATCATCAAGCATAAACCGGATGTACTATGACTCAAATTGATTGGTAATAGATATTG is drawn from Danio rerio strain Tuebingen ecotype United States chromosome 6, GRCz12tu, whole genome shotgun sequence and contains these coding sequences:
- the atad5b gene encoding ATPase family AAA domain-containing protein 5b isoform X2; the encoded protein is MKKEAAESWDCGDFVGDAVSIDQVKELCNTVLITGPSGVGKTAAVYACAQELGFKVFEVNSSALRCGRLLLSQLTEATQSHQMDLESIKPSAVESESGVINQSQIKPAPVSSTGKEAHRKVTTSPSKETSVCRSDSHNIRNPQPVKLTRFFKLSSKKSLVKTSDGPERCKHATVEPDRLQKSGSGCKSERGKESASKNQSRAIPVSLILFEEVDVIFPEDVGFLTAIKTFMSTSKRPIILTTNDPLFGARLKGHFDEIHFRTPSLQTIRSYLQCLCAVENMKTDPEYMAFLLCQNKGDIRQSILQLQLWVCSGGGSTELQILQNTLKCRSWTELKNSRCLEILAEKTGAGLLYFIIGSLFSPKFSSQSFYLQEFSNPNTKGEKSEGLMLQTSSNVHERKSACRGKTHRPKTISYPYSVKASDPSKQTNKLASEPRARGQSKSLIFQHVLCIGSFFDNMSFVDACLQKPSLSRTELCKTEALGWMGATLKDSLLDLQREEQIRQYFENSSQLLAFVEVLSFHRCQTELSGIWTEAARLREKMSSERWEQVMASFSQPFGQKYLATCHCKFCEPRVAQKHRELASILNSSRKICCLRNKRAFFMDYLPTLRSICRSERIKGQHSIRRSHYLSSLHLPRSTLELMAVDFP
- the atad5b gene encoding ATPase family AAA domain-containing protein 5b isoform X3, yielding MKKEAAESWDCGDFVGDAVSIDQVKELCNTVLITGPSGVGKTAAVYACAQELGFKVFEVNSSALRCGRLLLSQLTEATQSHQMDLESIKPSAVESESGVINQSQIKPAPVCKEAHRKVTTSPSKETSVCRSDSHNIRNPQPVKLTRFFKLSSKKSLVKTSDGPERCKHATVEPDRLQKSGSGCKSERGKESASKNQSRAIPVSLILFEEVDVIFPEDVGFLTAIKTFMSTSKRPIILTTNDPLFGARLKGHFDEIHFRTPSLQTIRSYLQCLCAVENMKTDPEYMAFLLCQNKGDIRQSILQLQLWVCSGGGSTELQILQNTLKCRSWTELKNSRCLEILAEKTGAGLLYFIIGSLFSPKFSSQSFYLQEFSNPNTKGEKSEGLMLQTSSNVHERKSACRGKTHRPKTISYPYSVKASDPSKQTNKLASEPRARGQSKSLIFQHVLCIGSFFDNMSFVDACLQKPSLSRTELCKTEALGWMGATLKDSLLDLQREEQIRQYFENSSQLLAFVEVLSFHRCQTELSGIWTEAARLREKMSSERWEQVMASFSQPFGQKYLATCHCKFCEPRVAQKHRELASILNSSRKICCLRNKRAFFMDYLPTLRSICRSERIKGQHSIRRSHYLSSLHLPRSTLELMAVDFP